The Triticum aestivum cultivar Chinese Spring chromosome 7B, IWGSC CS RefSeq v2.1, whole genome shotgun sequence genome window below encodes:
- the LOC123160219 gene encoding formin-like protein 3, protein MALAPRSSLRSLVLLMSHGRPRLSSFFSFTTAPGADAPPAVQPPGPSCHKLPVEEEFVLNPTPGYGSCSTPDKPPSGASEDVKQRDVDPPPPAREGVGHRVVDPPRGGRGRRAPDEPEQCAQEHPKYPVPDNSSDKVCSSATPPPAPGPCTTAAPDVQPPVTPAPPNRSGHKLPDHEESVFNPLPDPPSGHRLSPVIEEPARCTLDNPKYPTPDRGSCSPSEGASGDLLEDPLHRVPDPPRKP, encoded by the exons ATGGCGCTCGCTCCCAGGTCGTCCCTGCGCTCCCTGGTGTTGCTCATGTCGCACGGGAGGCCACGGCTgagctctttcttctccttcaccaCCGCCCCAGGAGCCGATGCTCCTCCGGCCGTCCAGCCCCCAG GTCCTTCATGCCACAAGCTCCCTGTCGAGGAAGAGTTTGTTCTTAACCCAACTCCTGGTTATGGTTCATGTAGCACACCTGACAAGCCTCCCTCCGGCGCCTCCGAGGATGTGAAACAACGAGATGTTGATCCACCACCTCCCGCGCGCGAAGGTGTTGGACACCGAGTTGTCGATCCACCACGCGGGGGCAGGGGGCGTCGCGCGCCCGACGAGCCAGAGCAGTGCGCCCAGGAGCATCCCAAGTACCCAGTTCCTGACAATTCAAGTGACAAGGTCTGCTCCTCCGCTACTCCGCCGCCGGCTCCAGGACCTTGCACCACGGCTGCCCCCGACGTCCAGCCTCCAGTCACCCCAG CTCCGCCAAATCGTTCAGGCCACAAGCTCCCTGATCACGAAGAGTCTGTTTTCAACCCACTTCCTGATCCACCATCAGGTCACAGGCTTAGCCCTGTAATCGAAGAGCCTGCCCGGTGCACCCTGGACAACCCCAAATACCCAACTCCTGATCGTGGTTCATGTAGCCCATCTGAAGGTGCATCTGGGGACTTGTTGGAAGATCCTCTGCATCGGGTGCCTGATCCACCACGTAAGCCGTAA